Proteins encoded in a region of the Planococcus citri chromosome 1, ihPlaCitr1.1, whole genome shotgun sequence genome:
- the LOC135845748 gene encoding UPF0669 protein C6orf120 homolog — protein MNYIFPMRSFLFLYGIVVWMISTTISCVLFERIEVDVVWPMFKGHVEGGSVAVFKLYYPQSLDIRLSSEWGDADLYISNSKSHQLPLYEPNSYILHSATCGVDTVHVHERLKRPLYVSVYGHPSYKVSVYELSIINRPSTQADDNDFQLLDYRTDIPLHPDYTSTEGELR, from the exons ATGAACTACATTTTCCCAATGAGAAGTTTCCTGTTTTTATATGGCATCGTTGTTTGG ATGATTTCAACGACAATAAGTTGTGTATTGTTTGAGAGAATTGAAGTTGATGTCGTATGGCCGATGTTCAAAGGTCATGTTGAAGGTGGCAGTGTAGCTGTCTTCAAATTGTATTACCCACAGTCGCTTGATATACGTTTGTCTTCGGA ATGGGGCGACGCCGATTTATATATATCTAATAGTAAGAGTCATCAGTTACCATTGTACGAGCCAAACTCATACATTCTTCACTCTGCAACTTGCGGTGTCGATACAGTTCACGTTCATGAACG tttaaaaagaCCTTTATACGTTTCGGTTTACGGTCATCCGTCCTACAAAGTTTCTGTTTATGAATTGAGCATCATCAACAGGCCAAGTACCCAGGCAGATGATAACGATTTCCAGTTATTAGACTATAGAACAGATATTCCCCTTCATCCTGATTATACCTCTACGGAAGGTGAACTTCGTTGA